From one Nitrospira sp. MA-1 genomic stretch:
- the ligA gene encoding NAD-dependent DNA ligase LigA, with translation MDTTSEVMQPSLFENNSGETEEESSTKTPHSPAVPSIKVKQRLEELKHAIRRHDELYYVQSRPEISDAEYDQLFRELQDLESHYPDLRTPDSPTERVGGTPLVQFSKIPHEFPLLSLDSEMDEESVLAFDQRVCRELEVSQLSYTAEPKYDGLSVALTYANGMFVRGATRGNGAIGEDVTHNLRTIRALPLQLKECGTYPSRVVVRGEVFMKLPDFHQLNRRLTEQGDEPFANPRNASSGTLRQLDPAITATRPLTITCYDFMSPGPGRPTTHFEAVTCLEAWGLPIPQFRRHCPSIQEAIKFHREMFERRDVLPFEIDGIVIKIDRYDWQKTLGEKSRSPRWAIAFKFPPRKELTKVQEIAMSVGRTGALTPIALLDPVEIGGVTVSRASLHNVEEVVRKDVRVGDTVKVERAGDVIPDVVERVPVPGEERGAPFQPPDICPVCQSHTIQEGPILYCTGQTVCSAQLKGSLEHFGSKSALNIEGLGKKTVAQLVDKGLVKKLSDLYTLDVNDILLLEGFAAKSAKQLLGEIEKSKNVPFGRLLIGLGIRHVGTHIARILAKEFVSLDNLRRATEGELLLIRDIGPEIAASVTHFFQEPRNLIVWQHMESLGVRVQQEANVVEPHAQPLRGKLFVLTGTLKGYSRQEAKRRIEELGGRVTSSVSKQTDYLVAGEDPGSKYDSATKLGVRIIDENEFFLFSQSGNLEPSPSNE, from the coding sequence ATGGACACGACATCCGAAGTTATGCAGCCAAGTTTATTCGAGAATAATTCTGGCGAGACGGAAGAAGAGAGTTCGACCAAGACTCCTCACTCTCCTGCTGTGCCATCCATAAAGGTTAAACAAAGGTTGGAAGAGTTAAAACACGCCATCCGTCGGCATGATGAATTGTATTATGTTCAAAGCCGACCCGAAATCTCTGATGCTGAATATGACCAGCTCTTTCGGGAGCTTCAGGACTTAGAGAGCCATTACCCGGACCTCAGGACACCTGATTCGCCAACCGAGCGGGTCGGAGGAACACCGCTTGTCCAATTCAGTAAAATTCCCCACGAATTTCCTCTTCTCAGTTTGGATTCGGAAATGGATGAAGAGAGTGTATTGGCTTTTGATCAGAGAGTTTGCCGGGAACTGGAAGTGAGCCAGCTCAGCTATACGGCTGAGCCCAAATACGATGGGTTATCTGTTGCACTCACTTATGCCAATGGCATGTTTGTTCGAGGGGCCACGAGGGGAAATGGTGCAATAGGGGAGGACGTGACGCACAATCTTCGTACCATACGCGCCTTACCATTACAGTTAAAAGAATGCGGGACCTATCCCTCCCGTGTGGTGGTGCGGGGGGAGGTGTTTATGAAGCTCCCCGATTTTCACCAATTAAATCGACGCTTAACTGAGCAGGGGGATGAACCCTTTGCCAATCCGCGCAATGCGTCATCCGGAACATTACGCCAATTGGACCCGGCCATCACCGCGACTCGCCCGCTGACAATCACCTGCTACGATTTCATGAGTCCCGGGCCAGGAAGGCCTACCACTCATTTTGAAGCTGTCACATGCCTGGAGGCATGGGGATTACCCATTCCTCAATTTCGCCGGCACTGTCCCTCCATTCAAGAAGCTATAAAGTTTCATCGTGAGATGTTTGAACGACGGGATGTTTTGCCTTTCGAAATTGACGGCATTGTCATCAAAATTGACCGGTATGATTGGCAAAAGACTCTTGGCGAAAAATCACGCAGTCCCCGATGGGCCATCGCCTTCAAGTTTCCTCCAAGAAAAGAACTGACCAAGGTTCAGGAGATTGCCATGTCGGTCGGTCGGACCGGGGCACTCACCCCCATTGCCTTACTGGACCCGGTGGAAATCGGTGGTGTGACGGTGAGTCGAGCCTCCCTGCATAACGTGGAAGAAGTGGTTCGTAAAGATGTGCGGGTGGGTGATACCGTCAAGGTCGAGCGAGCAGGGGACGTCATTCCGGATGTGGTGGAACGAGTGCCTGTACCGGGTGAAGAGCGTGGGGCTCCGTTTCAACCGCCAGATATATGTCCGGTTTGTCAATCACATACCATTCAGGAAGGGCCAATTCTGTATTGTACGGGCCAAACGGTGTGTTCGGCGCAACTCAAGGGATCACTTGAACATTTTGGGTCAAAGAGTGCTTTAAATATCGAAGGGCTTGGAAAAAAAACGGTAGCACAGTTGGTCGACAAGGGCCTCGTAAAGAAGTTGTCCGACCTGTATACATTAGACGTCAACGATATCCTTCTATTGGAAGGTTTTGCAGCCAAGTCCGCCAAACAACTTTTAGGAGAAATTGAAAAGAGTAAGAACGTTCCCTTCGGGCGCCTTCTGATTGGACTCGGAATACGTCATGTGGGCACTCACATCGCCAGAATTCTGGCCAAGGAATTTGTTTCGCTCGACAATTTGAGGAGAGCTACCGAAGGGGAGCTTTTGCTAATTCGTGACATTGGACCGGAGATTGCTGCGAGTGTGACTCATTTTTTTCAAGAACCACGTAATTTGATTGTTTGGCAACACATGGAATCATTGGGAGTTCGGGTTCAACAGGAAGCCAATGTGGTAGAGCCTCATGCCCAACCGCTAAGGGGAAAGCTTTTTGTGCTAACCGGAACTTTAAAAGGTTATTCCCGTCAGGAGGCGAAACGCAGAATTGAAGAGTTAGGTGGACGTGTCACATCCAGCGTCAGTAAACAGACAGATTACCTTGTCGCCGGCGAAGACCCCGGCTCTAAATATGACAGCGCCACAAAATTAGGTGTGCGAATTATTGACGAAAATGAATTCTTTTTATTCAGTCAATCAGGGAACCTTGAACCCTCACCCTCCAATGAGTGA
- a CDS encoding septal ring lytic transglycosylase RlpA family protein, with protein MNSGIPVKRICLILTFMLMTGCAGGGHSRTEPMISETSQQGVASWYGPSFHGNPTANGEPYNMWALTAAHRTLPFGTRVLVQSVETGKSVTVRINDRGPFIRGRIIDLSYGAARELAMIGKGTENVRLTILESPSAGSGQLSNGESVMYWVQVASYTTLTQAVSMREQLATHYPNIRLTTVDLPSGQWHRVQVGTFPSQEKAKFVAEELERQFDLDPLLIQVTY; from the coding sequence ATGAATAGTGGTATTCCAGTCAAAAGGATTTGTCTTATCCTGACTTTCATGCTCATGACCGGATGCGCAGGAGGTGGCCATTCCCGTACTGAGCCGATGATCTCAGAAACTTCTCAACAGGGAGTGGCTTCCTGGTATGGCCCAAGTTTTCATGGTAATCCGACTGCCAATGGTGAACCCTATAACATGTGGGCACTCACTGCCGCGCATCGTACGCTTCCCTTTGGAACACGGGTCCTCGTTCAAAGTGTCGAAACCGGGAAATCCGTGACCGTTCGCATCAATGATCGTGGTCCTTTTATTCGTGGTCGGATTATTGATCTGTCCTATGGAGCTGCTCGGGAGTTGGCCATGATTGGAAAAGGAACGGAGAACGTCAGGTTGACGATTCTCGAATCTCCAAGCGCAGGTTCGGGCCAATTGTCGAATGGAGAGTCTGTTATGTATTGGGTGCAGGTAGCCTCTTACACGACTTTAACCCAAGCAGTCTCCATGCGGGAACAACTGGCCACCCACTATCCCAATATACGATTGACGACCGTGGACCTTCCATCCGGACAATGGCACCGTGTTCAAGTTGGGACATTTCCCTCTCAGGAAAAGGCAAAATTCGTGGCGGAAGAACTGGAAAGACAATTTGATCTCGACCCACTTCTGATCCAGGTAACCTACTGA
- a CDS encoding co-chaperone GroES, with product MAATKEKEKKESKEGSSAKGFRPLGDRVFVAYTEELERTAGGIYVPDSAREKPQRGTIEAAGPDVENVKVGDQVLFDKYSGTKIKVENDDCLILKEEDILGVFDN from the coding sequence ATGGCAGCCACAAAAGAGAAGGAAAAGAAGGAATCAAAAGAGGGAAGCAGTGCGAAGGGATTCCGTCCTTTAGGAGATCGAGTGTTCGTGGCCTACACTGAAGAATTGGAACGGACCGCAGGGGGAATTTACGTACCAGACTCGGCTCGTGAGAAACCCCAAAGAGGCACTATCGAAGCCGCAGGCCCTGACGTTGAAAATGTGAAGGTTGGCGATCAAGTATTGTTTGACAAGTATTCCGGAACCAAAATCAAGGTTGAGAATGATGATTGCTTAATCTTAAAAGAGGAAGATATCTTGGGCGTATTTGACAATTAA
- the groL gene encoding chaperonin GroEL (60 kDa chaperone family; promotes refolding of misfolded polypeptides especially under stressful conditions; forms two stacked rings of heptamers to form a barrel-shaped 14mer; ends can be capped by GroES; misfolded proteins enter the barrel where they are refolded when GroES binds): MAKQLQYSEKARASILSGVNQLADAVKTTLGPKGRNAILDKKFGAPTITKDGVTVAKEIELKNPYENMGAQLVKEVASKTSDIAGDGTTTATVLAQAIYREGVKNITAGANPMELKRGIDKAVEVAIEELKKISKPCQTKKEISQIGSISANNDHTIGDLIAEAMDKVGKDGVITVEEAKSMTTSLDVVEGMQFDRGYISPYFVTNADRMEASLEDAFLLIVEKKISAMKDLLPILEQVAKMGKPLVIVAEDVEGEALATLVVNKLRGTLNVAAVKAPGFGDRRKAMLEDLATLTGGQVISEEVGLKLESVKLTDLGRAKRVNIDKDNTTIVEGAGDPKRIEGRVKQIKTQVEETTSDYDREKLQERLAKMVGGVAVINVGAATETEMKEKKARVEDALHATKAAVEEGIVPGGGVALLRCVPALDKMKLNHDQQVGVNLVKRSLEEPIRQISINAGAEGSIIVEKVRSETTNRGYNAGTGEFVDMVEAGVIDPTKVARCALQNAASVAGLMLTTEVMVTEIPEAKPEGAGMPGGHDHGMGGMGGMGGF, encoded by the coding sequence ATGGCTAAGCAGTTGCAATACAGTGAAAAGGCACGTGCGTCCATTTTGAGCGGAGTGAACCAATTAGCGGATGCCGTAAAAACGACATTGGGACCAAAAGGCCGGAATGCCATTCTCGATAAGAAGTTTGGCGCCCCAACAATCACCAAAGACGGCGTAACGGTGGCCAAGGAAATCGAATTAAAAAATCCCTATGAAAACATGGGGGCTCAATTGGTTAAGGAAGTGGCAAGCAAAACCAGTGATATCGCAGGTGACGGAACAACCACCGCCACCGTATTAGCACAAGCCATTTACCGTGAAGGCGTCAAGAATATTACCGCAGGCGCCAATCCGATGGAACTTAAGCGAGGCATTGACAAGGCCGTTGAAGTCGCAATTGAAGAACTGAAAAAGATTAGCAAGCCCTGCCAAACCAAAAAAGAAATTTCTCAAATTGGTTCAATCTCTGCGAATAACGACCACACCATTGGTGACCTGATCGCCGAGGCAATGGATAAAGTGGGAAAAGATGGCGTCATCACCGTAGAAGAAGCCAAATCCATGACTACGTCATTAGATGTAGTTGAAGGAATGCAGTTTGACCGCGGGTACATCTCTCCCTATTTTGTGACCAATGCAGACCGGATGGAAGCTTCCTTGGAAGATGCGTTTTTGCTAATCGTTGAAAAGAAAATCAGTGCCATGAAAGACTTGCTCCCTATTCTTGAGCAGGTAGCCAAAATGGGCAAACCATTGGTCATTGTGGCTGAAGATGTCGAAGGCGAAGCTCTAGCAACATTGGTGGTCAATAAGCTTCGTGGAACATTGAATGTGGCAGCGGTGAAGGCTCCTGGCTTTGGTGATAGACGGAAAGCCATGCTGGAGGATCTTGCCACCCTGACAGGCGGACAGGTGATTTCTGAGGAAGTAGGCCTTAAGCTTGAAAGTGTGAAGCTGACAGACCTTGGACGCGCCAAACGAGTGAACATTGACAAGGATAATACCACGATTGTGGAAGGTGCCGGGGATCCCAAGCGGATTGAAGGTCGAGTCAAGCAAATTAAGACGCAGGTTGAGGAAACCACATCCGATTACGATCGGGAAAAATTACAAGAGCGATTAGCGAAAATGGTTGGTGGTGTGGCAGTCATTAACGTAGGCGCCGCGACCGAAACCGAAATGAAGGAGAAGAAAGCTCGTGTAGAGGATGCCCTTCATGCGACCAAGGCTGCAGTAGAGGAAGGCATTGTTCCTGGTGGAGGCGTGGCTCTTCTTCGTTGCGTTCCTGCTTTGGATAAGATGAAATTAAATCACGACCAACAAGTCGGAGTGAACCTCGTCAAGCGTTCCCTGGAAGAGCCTATTCGACAAATCTCCATCAATGCAGGTGCTGAGGGATCCATTATTGTGGAAAAAGTTCGAAGCGAAACCACAAACCGAGGATACAATGCCGGCACTGGAGAATTTGTGGATATGGTTGAGGCTGGTGTAATTGATCCAACCAAGGTCGCACGTTGTGCGTTGCAAAACGCTGCTAGTGTGGCAGGCCTCATGCTCACCACGGAAGTTATGGTGACAGAAATCCCAGAAGCGAAGCCAGAAGGGGCTGGGATGCCTGGCGGCCATGACCACGGGATGGGCGGCATGGGCGGCATGGGCGGATTCTAA
- a CDS encoding hemolysin family protein — protein MDFIAVLICLGLSAFFSGAEIAFFSITESRLKALADEGHKGAKLALKLRSNPQRLLSTILIGNNLVNILAASLATLIAIRMFGSEAVAVATGILTFMVLLFGEIVPKTLCAKYSETAVQLLAYPIYLLEQLFFPFLYFLEPFILKLTGGRGLTVPFITEEELKIMLDAGGKAGVLETDEVRMIKNVFDFNDVTAEDAMTPRIYMFALDGNQTLGEAREELFKAKYSRIPIYEGNHDNITAILYRNHALMELAQSHTNLTLKSLAKPALFIPSTKTADDLLRQFQQEKRHIAIVVNEFGGVMGLITVEDLLEEVVGEILDEGDLHEEWIRRTGKNQILVDGRTEVRRINEFLKVELDEEEQNTISGLILEELGHIPAIGEKVETDGCLLVVHDADERSIKSVQIIKEEPIPETPPTEPSTVSSESS, from the coding sequence ATGGATTTCATCGCCGTCCTTATTTGTCTAGGACTTTCAGCCTTTTTCTCCGGCGCCGAGATCGCCTTTTTTTCAATAACGGAAAGCCGGTTGAAAGCCTTGGCCGATGAAGGTCATAAAGGGGCAAAACTTGCCCTGAAATTACGCTCAAATCCACAGCGCCTACTCTCAACTATTTTAATTGGCAATAATTTGGTCAACATTTTGGCGGCATCTCTGGCCACGCTGATTGCCATTCGGATGTTTGGTTCTGAGGCTGTCGCTGTGGCAACGGGGATATTAACTTTTATGGTGCTCTTGTTCGGGGAGATTGTACCCAAAACGCTCTGTGCAAAATATTCAGAAACGGCCGTCCAATTACTGGCATACCCCATCTATCTCCTAGAACAATTATTCTTTCCTTTTCTCTATTTCTTGGAACCGTTTATTTTAAAACTCACTGGGGGTCGTGGGTTAACCGTGCCGTTTATTACGGAAGAAGAACTGAAGATCATGCTCGATGCCGGAGGTAAAGCGGGAGTCTTAGAGACGGATGAAGTGAGAATGATTAAAAACGTATTTGATTTCAATGACGTGACGGCTGAAGATGCAATGACTCCCAGAATTTATATGTTCGCCCTCGATGGCAATCAAACACTGGGAGAAGCACGGGAAGAGTTATTTAAAGCTAAATATTCACGGATCCCCATATACGAAGGGAATCACGATAATATCACCGCCATTCTCTATCGCAATCATGCCCTGATGGAACTGGCTCAAAGTCATACAAACCTTACCCTCAAATCATTGGCGAAACCTGCATTGTTCATTCCCTCTACCAAAACGGCTGATGATTTATTGCGGCAATTCCAACAAGAAAAACGGCATATTGCGATTGTGGTTAATGAATTTGGTGGAGTGATGGGTTTAATTACCGTTGAAGATCTCCTTGAAGAAGTGGTAGGAGAAATTCTGGATGAAGGCGATCTTCACGAAGAATGGATTCGCCGGACGGGGAAAAATCAAATTTTAGTGGATGGCCGGACTGAAGTCCGACGTATCAATGAATTTCTTAAAGTCGAATTAGATGAAGAAGAGCAAAATACCATTAGCGGGCTCATCCTGGAAGAGTTAGGACATATTCCCGCCATTGGCGAAAAAGTTGAAACTGACGGTTGCCTCCTCGTGGTCCATGACGCAGATGAACGCTCAATCAAAAGCGTGCAGATCATCAAGGAAGAGCCTATTCCGGAAACCCCTCCCACCGAACCGTCCACCGTGTCTTCAGAATCCTCATAA
- a CDS encoding Smr/MutS family protein: MVQHTEQVLEWPVLIDCLAKEASSSLGEGCCRTLAFASDLHSAVIQQQETSEMVHILQGPHPLPSLVFPDIRNVLARAQKEGILEGPELRDISLVLGLGHTIKEYLQIHGSTFPKIRTRSLNLQDLIWVKQTIDSCIDLNGQLRESASPELYQLVRKSQGLRQTIRRRLETILASQEYEDLLQGQYFAERENRYVIPIKAERQQAVNGIVHDISSSGATVFVEPRHLVELNNSIKFVDLQVAQEERHLLQDLSSRVAEHVSAIHGNLSCLADLDCLMAKARLSIKTHGSPILLNQKHCIDLQQARHPLLALTKEQVIPNSIRIEDETKVLIISGPNAGGKTVSLKLIGLFAMMVKVGLHPTCGPDSKMALFEQVYADIGDSQDLSNDVSSFSGHILNMIALLKNVESSGEPTNRDALVLLDEVGSSTDPIEGAALAEALLTRLCELGCTIVATTHYPSLKTLPFRNPHVRNASQEFDMVTLAPTYRLIDGIPGGSSALDIAERLGLDSTIIQSAKSLIRGQDFDLDAIFRTLQNTHTRLERECEQAQYLRQEAQRLLEEAHVTRNQLKAQEQEDRQRYRKQWQQEFSKAQRHLNQIVNDLKKDKTLLKVKSIQQTIGTLNQEILSHLPNNQWVSSEPLHEGDLVEINALGTIGVLQESLEGKRQVSIRVGTRTIKTAPSAIRRAIPSSDNKPLSGQQQLSGRRALPTISTELGSPASNQETGLYQQELVIRGLRFDDAMEMTLAALDHALVTQAKYLKVIHGQGSGALKTGIRTLCQSSPYIQSFRAGDPSEGGDGVTVIELR; the protein is encoded by the coding sequence ATGGTCCAACACACGGAACAGGTCCTGGAATGGCCTGTTTTAATTGATTGCCTTGCCAAGGAAGCCTCCTCCTCGTTAGGGGAGGGCTGCTGTCGTACCCTCGCCTTTGCATCTGACCTTCATTCTGCAGTTATTCAACAACAAGAAACATCAGAAATGGTTCACATTCTCCAGGGCCCTCATCCCCTGCCTTCTTTGGTGTTCCCCGATATCCGGAATGTGTTGGCACGGGCTCAAAAAGAAGGAATTCTGGAGGGGCCGGAACTGCGAGATATTAGTTTGGTCTTAGGTCTTGGGCATACAATCAAAGAATACTTGCAGATTCATGGCTCCACGTTCCCGAAGATCAGAACTCGTTCCTTGAACCTTCAAGATCTGATATGGGTGAAGCAAACAATTGATTCATGCATCGATCTCAACGGCCAGCTGCGCGAGTCTGCGAGCCCGGAACTCTATCAATTGGTACGAAAAAGTCAGGGTCTTCGTCAAACGATTCGGCGACGATTGGAAACGATATTAGCTTCTCAAGAATATGAGGATCTTCTTCAAGGACAGTACTTTGCTGAACGTGAGAATCGATATGTGATTCCGATAAAAGCTGAACGACAACAGGCTGTCAATGGAATTGTTCACGATATTTCCAGTAGTGGGGCCACGGTGTTTGTTGAGCCCCGCCATTTGGTTGAATTGAATAATTCTATTAAATTTGTTGACTTGCAGGTGGCTCAGGAAGAACGGCATCTACTGCAAGATTTGTCCAGCCGTGTGGCAGAACATGTCTCAGCCATTCATGGAAATTTGTCCTGCCTGGCCGATCTTGATTGCCTCATGGCCAAAGCACGATTAAGCATCAAAACGCATGGCTCTCCCATTCTTCTTAACCAAAAACATTGCATTGACTTGCAACAGGCCAGACATCCACTCTTGGCGTTGACCAAGGAGCAGGTCATACCCAATTCCATTCGGATTGAAGACGAGACCAAGGTTCTCATTATTTCTGGACCGAATGCGGGTGGAAAAACAGTGTCATTGAAACTGATAGGATTGTTCGCGATGATGGTGAAAGTCGGTCTTCACCCAACTTGTGGCCCAGACTCCAAGATGGCACTTTTTGAGCAGGTGTATGCCGACATTGGAGATTCCCAGGATCTCAGTAACGATGTATCCAGCTTTTCCGGGCATATTCTCAATATGATCGCCTTATTAAAAAATGTGGAATCGTCTGGGGAACCAACGAACCGGGATGCGCTTGTACTTCTGGATGAAGTGGGCAGCTCGACGGATCCTATTGAGGGTGCCGCATTGGCCGAAGCACTCTTAACCCGTCTTTGCGAATTAGGATGTACGATTGTCGCGACCACTCATTATCCAAGCTTGAAAACCCTTCCCTTTCGGAATCCTCATGTTCGGAATGCCAGCCAGGAATTTGATATGGTTACTCTCGCTCCGACATACCGGCTCATAGACGGAATTCCCGGAGGGTCTTCCGCCTTGGATATTGCGGAACGTTTAGGGTTGGATTCGACAATAATTCAGTCTGCCAAATCTTTAATTCGAGGGCAGGATTTCGATCTTGATGCCATTTTCCGAACTCTACAGAACACGCACACTCGATTGGAACGTGAATGTGAACAGGCTCAATATCTTCGTCAGGAAGCGCAACGCTTGCTTGAGGAGGCGCATGTAACGCGCAACCAATTGAAGGCACAAGAACAGGAAGATCGCCAACGATATCGAAAGCAATGGCAACAAGAATTTTCCAAAGCACAACGGCATCTGAATCAAATCGTGAACGACCTAAAAAAGGACAAAACTCTTTTGAAGGTGAAGTCTATTCAGCAAACCATAGGCACATTGAATCAGGAAATACTTTCTCACCTCCCAAATAATCAATGGGTATCATCTGAGCCACTGCATGAAGGGGACCTGGTAGAAATTAATGCACTGGGGACTATAGGGGTCTTGCAGGAAAGTCTTGAGGGGAAAAGACAGGTATCCATTCGTGTGGGTACCCGGACAATTAAAACAGCCCCTTCTGCCATACGTCGAGCGATACCCTCTTCCGACAATAAACCCTTGTCGGGTCAACAGCAATTGAGTGGGAGGCGGGCTCTCCCCACAATTTCCACGGAGTTGGGTTCCCCAGCCTCCAACCAGGAAACAGGCCTCTATCAACAGGAATTAGTTATTCGTGGGCTCCGTTTTGACGATGCGATGGAGATGACGCTTGCGGCCCTTGACCATGCCTTGGTCACCCAAGCCAAATATCTTAAGGTCATTCATGGCCAGGGCTCTGGCGCACTCAAAACAGGAATTCGAACTCTTTGTCAATCCTCTCCCTATATCCAAAGCTTTCGAGCGGGTGATCCCTCCGAGGGAGGAGACGGTGTGACGGTGATCGAATTACGATAA
- the queG gene encoding tRNA epoxyqueuosine(34) reductase QueG, translating into MTPRSILANQIKEEARRLGFDAVGIACIPTPLPSTPCPPAQSTIPLAEEPITLRLWGRLKKWLDLRFHGTMEWIAKDPKRRSNPAEVLPGCQSLVMVGMNYYTDHTPDESKLSGRIARYAWGKDYHGFMKDRLTQLESFLHSHVPDIQTRSYVDTGPIMEKAWAQEAGIGWIGKHTNLVSTDFGSWLLLGEILTTLSLDGDEPAVDLCGTCSLCIQACPTGAIVEPYLLDAERCISYLTIEYRGSVDDLPAELRKKIGNRIFGCDDCLDICPFNVNANPTTEAGFQPFPWTLHPQLPSLANLTKDEFHSLTKGSPLRRPKHEGFIRNVQIGLKNHAPRIPLS; encoded by the coding sequence ATGACTCCTCGGTCAATTCTGGCGAATCAAATCAAAGAAGAGGCCCGCCGCTTAGGTTTTGATGCGGTAGGAATTGCTTGCATACCAACGCCTCTTCCAAGCACGCCCTGCCCTCCGGCTCAAAGTACGATTCCCCTTGCGGAAGAACCGATTACATTGCGGTTATGGGGACGCCTAAAAAAATGGCTTGACTTGCGATTTCATGGAACTATGGAATGGATAGCCAAGGACCCGAAACGCCGTTCCAACCCGGCAGAAGTGCTTCCAGGTTGCCAATCACTGGTAATGGTCGGGATGAATTATTACACCGATCATACTCCAGATGAGTCAAAGCTTTCTGGACGCATTGCCCGATATGCCTGGGGAAAAGACTATCACGGGTTCATGAAGGACCGATTGACACAATTAGAAAGCTTCCTTCACTCACACGTACCGGATATTCAGACGAGGAGCTATGTGGATACGGGTCCCATCATGGAAAAAGCATGGGCTCAAGAGGCCGGCATCGGCTGGATTGGCAAACATACCAATCTGGTTTCCACCGATTTTGGGTCCTGGCTGTTACTCGGAGAAATTCTAACGACCCTGTCATTGGATGGTGATGAACCCGCCGTGGATTTATGTGGAACCTGCTCGCTCTGTATCCAGGCTTGCCCCACTGGAGCCATTGTGGAACCTTATCTCCTTGATGCGGAACGATGCATCTCGTATTTGACGATTGAATACCGTGGTAGTGTGGATGATCTTCCAGCAGAGCTGAGAAAAAAAATAGGCAATAGAATATTTGGTTGTGACGATTGTTTGGATATTTGTCCGTTTAACGTAAATGCAAATCCCACTACTGAGGCAGGATTCCAACCGTTTCCCTGGACATTACACCCGCAATTACCTTCATTGGCCAATCTGACAAAAGATGAATTCCATTCGCTAACAAAAGGGAGCCCCTTGCGCCGACCCAAGCACGAGGGATTTATCCGAAATGTACAGATTGGACTCAAGAATCACGCTCCACGGATTCCTTTATCGTAA
- a CDS encoding AAA family ATPase — protein sequence MTPPFLHSSDPSVMHIGQVALRLARPLALQQAWMGDQNILRQLLACWFIVDEKDVPLSPRIVGQPGVGKTTLAMAATQERKQELFIYQCTADTRPEDLLVSPVISEGGTITYQASPLVTAMLTGNVCLLDEGNRMNEKSWASLASLLDHRRSVDSVVAGVQIHAHENFRCCVTMNEDASTYEVPDYILSRLQPTLKVEFPNKEHELAILRYHLPFASAELITLTVNFLQKAHQLDLPFSIRDGMHMVQYAMKRMAQDPHHPVARDPAWQEALINVLGEEARDLDVLAKRRSQTLHGQALPKGLGDFFFEEDNPLHPDQ from the coding sequence ATGACCCCTCCATTTTTACATTCTTCCGATCCTTCGGTGATGCACATCGGACAGGTTGCTCTTCGCCTGGCTCGTCCTCTTGCCCTTCAACAAGCCTGGATGGGGGATCAAAATATTCTACGTCAGCTTCTCGCCTGTTGGTTTATTGTTGATGAAAAAGATGTCCCCTTATCACCAAGAATTGTCGGTCAACCGGGTGTTGGAAAGACCACACTCGCTATGGCGGCGACTCAGGAGCGAAAGCAGGAACTCTTTATTTATCAATGTACCGCTGATACTAGACCCGAAGATCTCCTTGTCTCCCCCGTCATTTCTGAAGGAGGCACGATTACCTATCAGGCCTCGCCCTTGGTCACGGCCATGCTGACCGGCAATGTTTGTCTTCTTGATGAAGGCAACCGGATGAATGAAAAGAGTTGGGCCTCCCTTGCCTCACTGCTTGATCATCGACGATCAGTCGATTCGGTGGTGGCGGGTGTTCAAATTCATGCGCATGAGAATTTCCGGTGTTGTGTCACCATGAATGAAGATGCCTCAACCTATGAGGTGCCGGATTATATCCTGTCCCGCCTGCAACCGACCCTGAAAGTAGAATTTCCTAACAAGGAACATGAGTTAGCCATTTTGCGATATCACCTCCCGTTTGCGTCTGCGGAATTGATCACGCTCACGGTGAATTTTCTTCAAAAAGCGCATCAACTGGATCTCCCGTTCTCCATTCGGGACGGGATGCACATGGTGCAATACGCCATGAAACGGATGGCCCAAGACCCTCACCATCCTGTGGCCCGTGATCCGGCTTGGCAGGAAGCCCTGATCAATGTGTTGGGAGAAGAAGCCCGGGATCTGGATGTGTTAGCGAAACGCCGATCCCAGACATTGCACGGGCAAGCTCTCCCAAAAGGATTAGGGGATTTTTTCTTTGAGGAGGACAATCCTCTGCACCCGGACCAATAG